The following are encoded together in the Roseobacter denitrificans OCh 114 genome:
- a CDS encoding TRAP transporter large permease, which produces MSLEFAICLIVLFGLAGIGAPIAYAILISSFAYLAVAGQGIGISGKVLMDGLYNSFILLAVPLFIVAANIMNAGTISDRLLGFCVAVVGRFRGGLGHVNVVASLIFSGMSGSAVADAAGIGKIIIQMMTKSGQYPRGYAAAITAASATIGPVIPPSIPMVLYALVSNTSIGYLFLGGILPGVLMGLVLMGMNTWLAHRRGLALETPVPLSELPGRTINAFPALLMPAILLYGIYGGVTTPTEAAAVAAFYALVLSALFYRALSPSALFRILVESARSSAAVGLVIGGALILNYVVASENIPSLLAAHLTGLNISPQAFMLGVMLLLLLLGCVLDATTIILVIIPLFLPTCRELGIDLVHFGVVAVINCMIGMITPPYGILLFVINAVTQIPLSEIIGAVWPFLLVLLAALLWLALAPGVVLWLPRLFGYPA; this is translated from the coding sequence ATGAGCCTGGAGTTCGCAATCTGCCTGATCGTTCTATTCGGGCTGGCCGGGATCGGCGCACCCATCGCCTATGCCATCCTTATCTCGTCCTTTGCCTATCTGGCCGTGGCGGGACAGGGCATCGGCATTTCCGGCAAAGTGCTGATGGACGGGCTTTACAACAGCTTCATTTTGCTGGCGGTACCGCTTTTCATCGTGGCGGCCAATATCATGAACGCGGGCACGATTTCGGACCGCCTGCTTGGCTTCTGCGTGGCAGTCGTGGGTCGGTTTCGCGGCGGCTTGGGTCATGTGAACGTTGTGGCGTCCCTGATTTTTTCGGGGATGTCCGGCTCTGCCGTGGCGGATGCAGCCGGAATCGGCAAGATTATCATTCAAATGATGACCAAGTCAGGCCAGTACCCGCGGGGGTATGCCGCCGCGATCACGGCCGCCTCAGCGACCATCGGGCCAGTCATACCACCCAGTATCCCGATGGTGCTTTACGCATTGGTCTCGAATACATCCATCGGCTACCTCTTTCTTGGGGGGATTCTGCCGGGTGTTCTGATGGGGTTGGTGCTGATGGGTATGAACACCTGGTTGGCACATCGACGGGGGCTTGCACTGGAAACACCGGTGCCTTTATCCGAACTACCTGGCCGGACCATCAACGCCTTTCCGGCGTTGTTGATGCCCGCGATCCTGCTTTACGGCATCTACGGAGGTGTAACGACGCCCACAGAGGCCGCCGCAGTGGCCGCGTTTTATGCTTTGGTCTTGTCGGCACTGTTTTACCGCGCGCTCAGCCCGTCCGCCTTGTTCCGTATTCTGGTGGAAAGCGCACGGTCCTCAGCGGCGGTGGGCCTCGTCATCGGCGGCGCGTTGATTCTCAATTACGTGGTCGCGTCAGAGAACATTCCAAGCCTTCTTGCTGCGCACCTCACGGGGCTGAACATTTCACCACAAGCCTTCATGCTCGGGGTGATGTTGCTCTTGTTGCTCCTGGGCTGCGTGCTGGATGCGACCACGATCATTCTGGTCATCATCCCGCTGTTCTTGCCCACCTGCCGAGAGCTGGGCATCGATCTGGTACACTTCGGCGTGGTGGCCGTCATCAACTGCATGATCGGCATGATAACCCCACCCTACGGAATATTACTCTTCGTGATCAACGCAGTAACACAAATCCCTCTGTCAGAGATCATCGGTGCCGTCTGGCCTTTCCTGCTGGTGCTACTGGCCGCTCTTTTGTGGTTGGCACTGGCCCCCGGCGTCGTCCTGTGGTTGCCGCGCCTCTTTGGATACCCAGCCTGA
- a CDS encoding fasciclin domain-containing protein, whose amino-acid sequence MLRKTLFALTAATALAGTAAFAGAKKDIVDTAVNAGTFETLVAAVSAAELVDTLKGDGPFTVFAPTDEAFAALPEGTVENLLKPENKDQLVAILTYHVVAGKVMSTDLTDDMTAATVNGSDIMIDLDDGVKVNEASVVTADIETSNGVIHVIDAVILPPQS is encoded by the coding sequence ATGCTTCGTAAAACACTCTTTGCCCTGACTGCCGCAACCGCTCTGGCGGGCACCGCCGCCTTTGCAGGTGCCAAGAAAGACATCGTCGACACAGCCGTCAACGCCGGCACATTCGAAACACTTGTCGCAGCCGTCAGCGCTGCGGAACTTGTGGACACGCTCAAAGGTGACGGCCCCTTCACCGTATTTGCCCCCACGGATGAAGCATTCGCCGCTCTGCCCGAAGGCACGGTCGAAAACCTGCTGAAGCCGGAGAACAAGGACCAGCTTGTTGCGATCCTGACCTATCACGTTGTCGCGGGCAAAGTCATGTCCACCGATCTGACCGACGACATGACAGCAGCGACAGTGAATGGCAGCGACATCATGATTGATCTCGACGATGGCGTGAAAGTCAATGAAGCCAGCGTGGTCACAGCGGACATCGAAACATCGAACGGCGTGATCCACGTCATTGATGCGGTGATCCTGCCCCCACAAAGCTAA
- a CDS encoding HAD family hydrolase: MKMPPEMVLFDCDGVLVDSEALTADVLCANLRRHGLALTHAELGAMFLGGTIMGVEAKALELGADLPRDWVDQIYAEIFETLGTSVPIIPGVHAVLDALDAAGILYAVGSNGPHRKMQITLTKTGLMDRLAGRIYSREDVAQPKPAPDVYLKAAADAGVAPERCVVIEDSPNGARAGQAAGMWCLGFAAETDAALLAPVCDDVFYAMGDLPGLLGL, translated from the coding sequence ATGAAGATGCCCCCCGAAATGGTTCTGTTTGATTGCGACGGCGTATTGGTCGATAGCGAAGCGCTGACGGCGGATGTGTTATGTGCGAATCTGCGGCGGCATGGGCTGGCCCTGACCCATGCAGAGCTTGGCGCGATGTTTCTGGGCGGCACGATCATGGGGGTGGAAGCAAAAGCGCTGGAACTGGGCGCCGACCTGCCCAGGGACTGGGTAGATCAGATTTACGCCGAGATTTTTGAAACGCTCGGGACCTCCGTCCCGATCATTCCCGGTGTGCATGCGGTGCTTGATGCACTGGATGCTGCGGGCATTCTTTATGCGGTCGGCTCGAATGGCCCGCATCGAAAGATGCAGATTACCCTGACAAAAACGGGCCTGATGGACCGGCTGGCCGGGCGCATCTATTCACGCGAAGATGTTGCGCAGCCGAAACCCGCGCCCGATGTCTATCTGAAGGCGGCGGCAGATGCGGGGGTCGCGCCGGAGCGCTGTGTCGTGATTGAAGACAGCCCCAATGGCGCGCGCGCCGGGCAGGCGGCGGGCATGTGGTGCCTTGGGTTTGCGGCGGAAACCGATGCGGCCCTGTTGGCACCGGTGTGCGACGATGTCTTTTATGCAATGGGTGATCTGCCGGGGCTTTTGGGTCTCTGA
- a CDS encoding DUF4149 domain-containing protein encodes MMTAALLMTALLFGGMILYSFGFAAFLFSALPAEVAGPTLRKAFPHFYLFVIAGATSAAVLTYFVSLPLALVLGGIALTTVPARQILMPAINRATDTGAKSSFKWLHGLSVLLTLAHIVMAGVVVSLLPGSV; translated from the coding sequence ATGATGACTGCGGCACTTTTGATGACGGCGCTGCTCTTCGGGGGCATGATACTCTATTCCTTTGGCTTTGCGGCTTTTCTCTTCTCGGCCTTACCCGCAGAAGTGGCAGGCCCAACGCTGCGCAAGGCCTTTCCGCATTTTTACCTCTTTGTAATTGCAGGGGCCACGTCCGCCGCCGTTCTGACGTATTTTGTCAGCCTGCCTTTGGCGTTGGTTCTGGGTGGGATTGCGCTCACGACTGTGCCCGCGCGCCAGATCCTGATGCCCGCGATCAACCGTGCGACCGATACCGGCGCAAAGTCATCGTTCAAGTGGCTTCATGGGCTGTCTGTACTGCTGACGCTTGCACATATCGTAATGGCAGGTGTGGTAGTGTCGCTGCTTCCGGGTTCGGTGTAG
- a CDS encoding isoprenylcysteine carboxylmethyltransferase family protein: MGLATHLSFAAAVLAMIVSMFFGLSTSLGQVPHPWSWIANMALILQFPLLHSLLLTKRGMRVLSRMIPGAHGVTLATSTYALIASAQLLMLFTLWTPSGVVWWRAEGWIFGVSCAAYGASWLLLLKASFDAGAEVQSGALGWMTLLGKIKLRFPDMPTRGLFRVIRQPIYVAFTLTLWTVPVWTPDQLLLAACLTAYCLLAPLLKERRFAARYGARFVHYRDNTPYVLPRIARHDPQ; the protein is encoded by the coding sequence ATGGGGCTCGCCACACATCTGAGTTTTGCGGCGGCGGTACTGGCGATGATCGTTTCGATGTTCTTTGGCCTGAGCACGAGCCTTGGGCAAGTACCACACCCGTGGAGCTGGATCGCAAATATGGCCCTGATCCTGCAGTTTCCGCTGCTGCATTCTCTGCTGCTTACAAAGCGCGGTATGCGGGTTTTGTCGCGTATGATCCCCGGGGCCCACGGCGTGACACTCGCGACCTCGACCTACGCGCTGATCGCGTCTGCTCAGCTGCTGATGCTGTTCACCCTCTGGACACCATCGGGGGTTGTCTGGTGGCGTGCTGAAGGCTGGATCTTTGGCGTGAGTTGCGCCGCCTATGGGGCGTCGTGGCTGCTGTTGCTCAAGGCCAGCTTTGACGCCGGAGCCGAAGTTCAATCGGGCGCGCTGGGATGGATGACCTTGCTGGGAAAAATCAAGCTGCGCTTTCCCGACATGCCGACGCGCGGACTGTTCCGGGTGATCCGCCAACCGATCTACGTCGCATTCACCCTGACGCTCTGGACGGTGCCGGTCTGGACGCCCGATCAACTGCTCCTGGCAGCCTGCCTCACGGCTTATTGTCTGCTGGCACCGCTCTTGAAGGAGCGCCGCTTTGCCGCGCGCTACGGGGCGCGATTTGTACATTACCGTGACAACACCCCATATGTCTTACCGAGGATTGCCCGCCATGACCCGCAATGA
- a CDS encoding TRAP transporter small permease yields the protein MTPLPFLRSFANAVAAAMMALMFLTFILQIAVRYSARVEGIAATFPLLDPSLYGWTLEFCLLLWVWLIFWGNAFVVQNRDHVTFDILYLNAPPPVRRGFTIVAGLAICIGLLASIGPTMEKFHILRLKKTATLSNLLGDWVRMRDIYSIYIVFLVAVGARYGYVVYRAVRYGVDEPRHPE from the coding sequence ATGACGCCCCTTCCTTTTTTGCGCAGCTTTGCCAATGCGGTTGCAGCAGCCATGATGGCGCTGATGTTCCTGACGTTCATACTTCAGATCGCCGTTCGCTATTCTGCACGGGTGGAGGGGATCGCTGCGACCTTTCCACTGCTGGACCCTTCGCTTTATGGCTGGACACTGGAATTCTGCCTTTTGCTCTGGGTATGGCTGATCTTCTGGGGTAATGCTTTTGTGGTACAAAACCGCGACCATGTAACCTTTGACATCCTTTACCTGAACGCCCCACCACCCGTGCGGCGCGGGTTCACCATAGTCGCAGGACTGGCCATTTGCATCGGTTTGCTGGCTTCCATCGGACCCACGATGGAGAAGTTCCACATTCTCCGGCTCAAGAAAACAGCGACGCTCTCGAATTTGCTAGGGGATTGGGTGCGCATGCGCGACATCTATTCAATCTATATCGTCTTTCTTGTCGCGGTTGGAGCGCGCTATGGATACGTCGTCTACCGCGCCGTGCGCTATGGCGTCGATGAACCAAGGCATCCCGAATGA
- the msrQ gene encoding protein-methionine-sulfoxide reductase heme-binding subunit MsrQ has product MPLTDRINGFARKVPVWAVYILYLLPVPWLLYLAQTGGLGREPIKALEHELGEIALQLLIIGLCISPLRRYLGVNLIRFRRTFGLLAFIYVALHLLVWLVLDVGIISQIWADILKRPYITIGMIGFLLLVPLAITSNNWFVRRLGARWHKLHKLAYVAVVLGAVHFIMVKKVWELEPLIYLAVILGLLALRLPKKRKNQPA; this is encoded by the coding sequence ATGCCGCTCACTGATCGCATAAACGGCTTTGCCCGCAAGGTTCCGGTTTGGGCGGTCTATATACTGTACCTGTTGCCGGTGCCCTGGCTGCTGTATCTGGCGCAAACGGGTGGCCTTGGGCGCGAACCGATCAAGGCGCTGGAACATGAGCTGGGCGAGATTGCGTTGCAGCTGCTGATCATCGGCCTGTGCATCTCGCCGCTGCGGCGATACCTTGGTGTGAACCTGATCCGGTTCCGCCGCACCTTCGGGTTGCTTGCCTTTATATATGTCGCCCTGCACCTGCTGGTCTGGCTCGTTCTCGATGTCGGCATCATCAGCCAGATCTGGGCGGACATTCTAAAGCGTCCCTATATCACCATCGGCATGATTGGTTTCCTGCTGTTGGTGCCGCTGGCAATCACATCCAACAACTGGTTCGTGCGGCGGCTTGGGGCCAGATGGCACAAGCTGCACAAACTGGCCTATGTCGCGGTCGTGCTTGGCGCGGTGCATTTCATCATGGTCAAGAAGGTCTGGGAGCTTGAGCCCTTGATCTATCTGGCCGTGATTCTGGGGCTGCTGGCCCTGCGCTTGCCAAAGAAGCGTAAGAATCAACCAGCCTGA
- the msrP gene encoding protein-methionine-sulfoxide reductase catalytic subunit MsrP yields the protein MAFRWKNTLKDRDVTDEALFLNRRQLMKGAAAGAGFALSSQAVAADETLEPTSWEDITQYNNFYEFGTGKDDPVRYAGALTTSPWTVKIDGMVDRPADYDFEDIMKAMTVEERIYRFRCVEAWSMVIPWNGFELADLLEFAGVQAGAKYVRFETLYRPSEMRGQSSNFIDWPYVEGLRLDEAMHPLTIMATGIYGRDIPNQNGAPMRLVVPWKYGFKSIKSIVRITLTDEEPVNTWQQLQPSEYGFYANVNPEVDHPRWSQATERVIGGGLFSPRIPTLMFNGYEEEVAGLYAGMDLTKFY from the coding sequence ATGGCCTTTCGCTGGAAGAATACCCTTAAAGATCGCGACGTGACGGATGAGGCGTTGTTCCTGAACAGGCGGCAACTTATGAAGGGTGCCGCGGCGGGTGCCGGTTTCGCCCTGAGCAGTCAGGCTGTCGCGGCGGATGAGACGCTGGAGCCCACCTCGTGGGAAGACATTACACAATACAACAACTTTTATGAATTCGGCACGGGCAAGGATGATCCGGTCCGATATGCCGGCGCGCTGACGACCTCTCCCTGGACGGTGAAGATCGACGGGATGGTGGATCGTCCGGCGGATTACGATTTCGAAGACATCATGAAGGCGATGACCGTGGAAGAGCGCATCTACCGCTTCCGCTGTGTTGAGGCGTGGTCGATGGTGATCCCGTGGAATGGTTTTGAACTGGCGGACCTGCTGGAATTCGCGGGGGTGCAGGCGGGGGCGAAATATGTGCGTTTCGAAACCCTCTACCGGCCTTCCGAGATGCGGGGCCAAAGCAGCAATTTCATCGACTGGCCCTATGTCGAAGGGCTGCGCCTTGATGAGGCGATGCATCCGCTGACCATCATGGCCACCGGGATATATGGGCGGGACATTCCCAATCAGAACGGCGCGCCGATGCGTCTGGTGGTGCCGTGGAAATATGGCTTCAAATCGATCAAGTCGATCGTGCGTATTACACTGACGGATGAAGAGCCGGTGAATACGTGGCAGCAATTGCAGCCCAGCGAATACGGGTTTTACGCAAATGTGAATCCCGAGGTTGACCATCCGCGGTGGTCGCAGGCGACGGAACGTGTGATCGGCGGTGGTTTGTTTTCCCCGCGTATCCCGACGCTCATGTTCAACGGCTACGAAGAAGAGGTCGCAGGCCTTTATGCCGGTATGGATCTGACCAAGTTCTACTGA